One region of Streptomyces davaonensis JCM 4913 genomic DNA includes:
- a CDS encoding SCO2583/SCO2584 N-terminal domain-containing protein translates to MTEQGDGEREFDIKWADDAAHKEPSARARMLAARWKEHPPGPVPFRGDPDPVRHGRHRSWISTAVVLGSVAAIIVLLGYVNLRGPY, encoded by the coding sequence ATGACCGAACAGGGCGATGGCGAGCGGGAGTTCGACATCAAGTGGGCGGACGACGCCGCGCACAAAGAGCCTTCGGCGCGGGCGCGGATGCTGGCCGCGCGCTGGAAGGAGCACCCGCCCGGACCCGTGCCCTTCCGTGGCGACCCGGATCCGGTACGTCATGGGCGGCACCGGTCGTGGATATCGACGGCCGTGGTGCTGGGCAGCGTCGCGGCGATCATCGTGCTGCTCGGGTATGTGAATCTGCGGGGCCCGTACTAG
- the htpX gene encoding zinc metalloprotease HtpX: MQSRFRSDRGLTARMGVTLFLLGLLYVVFVGALIVLLKSWVLVVVVAAGFLGAQYWFSDRLALFAMRGRVVEREEYPELHGVVDRLSALADMPKPVVAVSDLDMPNAFATGRNPDHAVVCVTTGLLRRLEPHELEGVLAHELSHVAHKDVAVITVASFLGVIAGLIVRFAFYSQLFGGGRRDQNTAVVFATVMGVSAAVYAISFLLIRALSRYRELAADRAAALLTGRPSALASALTKVSGDIARIPTKDLRTAQAFNAFYFTPALGREPGFSRLFSTHPSLEQRLDQLGRISAELGEAAAP, translated from the coding sequence ATGCAGAGCCGCTTTCGTAGTGATCGGGGCCTGACCGCCCGTATGGGGGTCACCTTGTTCCTGCTGGGCCTGTTGTACGTGGTCTTCGTGGGCGCCCTGATCGTGCTGCTGAAGTCCTGGGTGCTGGTCGTGGTGGTCGCCGCGGGGTTCCTCGGGGCCCAGTACTGGTTCTCCGACCGGCTCGCGCTGTTCGCGATGCGCGGACGGGTCGTGGAGCGCGAGGAGTATCCCGAGCTGCACGGCGTGGTCGACCGGCTGAGCGCGCTGGCCGACATGCCGAAGCCGGTGGTCGCCGTATCCGATCTGGACATGCCGAACGCGTTCGCCACCGGGCGCAATCCCGATCATGCCGTGGTGTGTGTGACGACCGGGCTGCTGCGGCGGCTCGAGCCGCACGAGCTGGAGGGTGTGCTGGCGCACGAGCTGTCGCATGTGGCGCACAAGGACGTCGCCGTGATCACGGTCGCGTCGTTCCTCGGGGTGATCGCCGGGCTGATCGTGCGGTTCGCCTTCTACAGCCAGTTGTTCGGCGGGGGCCGGCGGGACCAGAACACCGCGGTCGTCTTCGCCACGGTGATGGGGGTGTCGGCGGCCGTGTACGCGATCAGCTTCCTGTTGATCCGGGCCCTGTCCCGGTACCGGGAGCTGGCGGCGGACCGGGCGGCGGCGCTGCTCACCGGGCGGCCCTCCGCGCTGGCCTCCGCGCTCACCAAGGTCTCCGGGGACATCGCCCGCATCCCGACCAAGGATCTGCGGACGGCGCAGGCGTTCAACGCCTTCTACTTCACCCCGGCGCTGGGCCGCGAGCCCGGTTTCTCGCGACTCTTCTCCACCCACCCGAGCCTGGAGCAGCGCCTCGACCAGCTGGGACGGATCTCCGCCGAGCTGGGTGAGGCGGCGGCTCCCTGA